AGCCAGCCAGCGAGAATGGGATCGTGCAGCGGGCCGTCGCCAGCCCAGTTCGCAACGCGGCTGAGCAGAAAACAGCGGCGGAAATAGTCGATGTCGCCCGGCAGGAAGGTGTCGGAATCGGGACGCACGGCGTCGAATTCGTCGGGGAACAACTGCTTCCGCTGGGCAGCCATCGGAGAGAGTTGACGATCGACCTCCGGCGGCGAGGCTTCCAGCCAAGCGTTCAAGTGGTAATTGATCTGCCGCGTCGCCGCCTGCGGATCGAGTTCGACCATCCGGCTGATATAGCCAGCCGCCTCGTTCAAGTGGTCGACGGTTGCCGCTTCGTTTGCCAGCTGCTGCTTTTGTTTACGCCGCGCTTGGCGGACGATCTCCGCTTCGTTGTTGCAGCCGACAAGAGCCGCATTGGCAGCGATCAAAAGACAGACCAAGCCAATGCGGTAACGAGAGTTTGTGATCCAGATCATCATTCGATTTTATAGGGCCTCAAGACCCCGGCGGATTGCGAGCATCCGGCCCACCAAACCCGAAAACTGATCCAGCGGAACCATGTTCGGACCATCGCTCGGTGATTTATCGGGGTCGGGGTGGGTTTCAAAGAATAACGCGTCGGTTCCTATTGCTACGGCAGCCCGAGCTAATGGTTCAACCATCGCCCGATTGCCACCGGTTGCGCCACCTAACCCACCGGGCTGCTGGACGCTGTGCGTGGCGTCAAAAACGACAGGGACGCCCAACGCCTGCATCTCCGGAATCGAACGCATATCGTTGACCAAACGGCCGTAACCGAAAAACGTTCCCCGCTCGCACAGCAGGATGTTCTGCGATCCGCTCTCCCGCAGCTTTTCGACGACGTACCGCATGTCGCCAGGAGCCATAAATTGCCCCTTCTTCACGTTGATCGCTTTGCCCGTTTCGGCTGCCGCGACCAACAGATCGGTCTGGCGTGCGAGAAACGCGGGGATTTGCAGCAGATCGCAAACCCGCCCGGCAGCTTCGGCTTGCTCGGGAAGATGGATGTCGGTCGTCACCGGCAGGCCAGTCGCTTCGCCAACGGCTTGCAGGATCTCGAGTCCCGCTTCGAGTCCCGGCCCGCGGTAGCTGCTCAAACTGGTTCGGTTCGCCTTATCAAACGAAGCCTTAAAGACGATCGAGGCACCGTGCTCTTGGCCGATATCGCGCAGCTGCAAACCGATCTCGATCGCTGCCTCGCGAGTTTCCAAAACGCACGGCCCGGCAATCAACAGCAATGGATTGTCAGGGCCACAGGTGTAGTCGCCGATTTTCGCCGGGGTTATGCCATCCTGATGCATCGTTTCTCAGTCCCTTTTTCGATTGGATCGCCCCCCGCTTGGCGGGCGTCGGCTTGCTACCTTCGATAGACGCCTAACCGACGTTGGAATCGAAGACTCGAACCTGTTTCCAGTTCTCTTTTTGTTCGGCGATGAATTCGTTGTGCGGGTCGGACACTTGGTAGGCATCGTGTGCCGCGCGGTCGGCAAACACGATCGCCAAACAAACATCGAACTCCTGATCGTTGACCGGGCGTTGCATCTCCGGTTCGCGACGCCCCATCGAATAGCTGACGATGCCGTCATGGGGCTTAAGGTACTTCAGCCCCGCGGCGATCAACGATTCGCATTGCACATCGGACTTATCGTTCAGCGTAAAAAAGACACAATGTGCAAACTTCATCGGTGCGGAATCCTAATTAAAAATCGAGGTCGTCGTGCTGTTCGTTCTTGAAGCGATTCGACTCGCTGCGGCGG
Above is a genomic segment from Rosistilla ulvae containing:
- the kdsA gene encoding 3-deoxy-8-phosphooctulonate synthase, giving the protein MHQDGITPAKIGDYTCGPDNPLLLIAGPCVLETREAAIEIGLQLRDIGQEHGASIVFKASFDKANRTSLSSYRGPGLEAGLEILQAVGEATGLPVTTDIHLPEQAEAAGRVCDLLQIPAFLARQTDLLVAAAETGKAINVKKGQFMAPGDMRYVVEKLRESGSQNILLCERGTFFGYGRLVNDMRSIPEMQALGVPVVFDATHSVQQPGGLGGATGGNRAMVEPLARAAVAIGTDALFFETHPDPDKSPSDGPNMVPLDQFSGLVGRMLAIRRGLEAL
- a CDS encoding Dabb family protein, giving the protein MKFAHCVFFTLNDKSDVQCESLIAAGLKYLKPHDGIVSYSMGRREPEMQRPVNDQEFDVCLAIVFADRAAHDAYQVSDPHNEFIAEQKENWKQVRVFDSNVG